The DNA window ACTGGTTTACTTGTTTCACGGAAAGCGCAAAGATAATTAGCGCAATTATTACCACTACAGCAACTATTATGGCTATTATTTCGTACATTCTTTTTCACCTATTTCGTCCACTATGAGGCCGACTCCTTCCACCCTGACGACTCGAACTTTTGAGCCCTCCTTTATGACATTGCAATCAACTGCTTTTGCAAGCCAAAGCTCCCCACCAATTTTTACCACACCACCATCCACAATATCTATGTCTGTTTTAGCGATAGTTTCTTTGCCGATTAAGGCATCAACATTTGTGCGGAGCAGGCTGACGTTAATGCTGTCAAGCAGACCTCCACCGCGTACTTCTTCTACTTTGTATGTGGCGTCTTTGAGGTGGTTTAGGCGTCGTATGAATTCGCCGAAGTCGTCGCTGTTTAGTTCTACTTCAAGTTGGTAGCTGTCGGTTTGTCGTTTGAGTTTGTAGCTCATGTTGTATTTTTCTGCAAATTTTGAGAGCAGTTGTGTAAGTTTTAGCTCATCTGCTTTGACAGTGAGAGTAGATTTCATTTAGCCTCAATCATCTATATGTATCGCCGAACATATAAGATTATCGGCGTTTATCGAAGCTCATCGTTTAGTATTGGCAGCCAACAGCAAACAACACAGCCCTAAATAACCAAAAACCAAAAAAGCCCAAACAAACCCATACAATACGGTAACCAACATGAAACAAGCCCTAATCACCCCCGCCGCAGGCAAAAAACTCATCGCAAAAGCCCTCACCAAACACCCCGCAATCCAAACCACCCTCAAAACAGGCACACTAGTCATAATCGCAGGAACCACAAACGGATACTTAGCAAAAGAAATCCTACAAACCCTCGGAATCAAAGACTTCTCCACAAAACGCTTCTTCAGAGGCATCAACCTACCACCAAACCAGCCAGTAACCAAAGAAGGCAGACTGGAAGATGAAAGCCAATTTAACGGAGACGTAATCATAACAAAAGGCGTCTGGCAAAAGGGCAAAACCTTAGCAGAAGTTGCCCCTTCACTAACTCAAAGCGACTGCATTGTTAAAGGCGCAAACGCACTGGATTTAGAAAACAAACAAGCCGCCATCCTCATTGGGCATCCTCAAGCAGGCACAGTTGGGCTTTCAATTCCTGCAGTGTTTGGGCGCAGAGTCAAACTAATCATTGCAGTCGGTTTAGAAAAACGCGTAACAGGAAACCTCAATGTTTTAGCAGAGAAACTTTCCCGCCCTGACGCAGAAGGGTACAGGTTGCTGCCTATTCCAGGTGAAGTGTTCACGGAGTTGGACGCTGTTAAGTTGTTGTCGGGTGCTTCGGCTGAGATGATTGCAGCAGGGGGAGTTGGTGGCGCGGAAGGCGCGTGTATGCTTGCCATTTCGGGTTCAAAAGAGCATGAAGAAGAAGCACAAAAAATAATTGAGTCTGTCGCGTCTGAACCACCATTCAAAATGGACTAGGTCTAAGGTGAATCTGACGAGCCGCAGTTGTATTCAGTTAGTAGTTTTTTGAATTTCTGGGCAAACGCGTCATAATCAACCTCCACAGTGCAGGGCGGCTGGGCAACATCCACAAATCCGTTTAGGTTAAGGTTTGCTTCTGCTGCCTCGATGGCTTTTTCTCCAAAGGTTTCGTAGCGGATTTCTATTTCAGGAATCATGCCTCTTTCTTCTAGTTGTAGTCGGGGCATAATGCCTAAAAGTTTGACACCTACGTTTTTGAAGGCTAAATCTACTGTTTCGCGGATGCCTTTGGTGATGTATGGTAGGTATGCTTTGTTTAGGATGACGCCTGTTACGTTGATGCCTAACCGTTTCATGATGGTGATGTAGTTTAGGGCATTTAGCATTCCGCCTTCGATGCCGCCATGGTTACAAGCAACCACAACCACAACTGACGCGCCCATACCCGCAGCAACTTCAATTGTAGACATTGGACGCTTACCATCCGTTAAAAGCCCCGTGAAAGCACTCATCGCACCCTCAACCAGTAGAAAATCGTACTGCTCAGCGGCTTTCTTGACGGCTTCTTGCAGTGGTGTCCAGCCTATGCCAAAAACCTCAACCGAGGAGAAATCCAAAATCGGCTCCTTAATCAAATACAACGCGGGAACAATGTCTCGGATATCTCCACCGACTTTGAGGAGCCCAAGGTTGAAACCTTGTTTTTTGAGAGCACCTGCGATACCCGTGACAAGGAATGTTTTTCCTGAACCGCTTTCAATCGCGGTGACCATGACCAGTTTGGGTGCTTTTTTAGTGGTGGGGGCTGGGCGAGTTTCTGTTGCGATGCCAATTTCGGCTTTGATTTGGCGGATGAGTTTGGCGTTGGTAGCGCGGATTTCTTTGAGTTCGTTGCTGGTTATGTTTAGGCTTTTGCAGATGCTGTCAATCACTGCAGGGTTATGGTCAAGCAGTCCATGGGTTAAGATACCGACTACGTTGCCTTCTTTGTTTGCGACCCCTGAAACTAGGTCCTGTGGTGCAGAGCGGTAGTTTACGCGGTTAACATGAGAGATGATTATGGGTTTAGCCTCACTGCCCAAAACTATTTTGCCGTATGTGTGGCAGTGAAAACCAGAAAGCTGCTTGCATGTTTCCGCGGTGATGAAACTTGTGCCTATCACTGTGGCTTTAACTTGGTCAGTGCAGATAAGCGGTGTGAACTCTGCATCTAATAAGCCGATTCCGTCGCGGAAAATAGGAATTGTTGATAGGCGACCCACGTCGGTTTTTTTGGAGAGTACCTGAAACCCAGCGCAAATCCCCAGCACATACTTGCCCACTCGTGCCATCTTGAGGATTTCTTCTGCGACTGCGCCGTTGGTGCTTCCTGACTCGATCAGGCTGCCGCCTGGAATAATTATCATGTCCAGAACTTCTGAGGCGGGTTTGCCATCCACTAAGCCGTCAGCGCCGACAAGGTCTGTTGGCAAGTTTCCAAACGCTTCAAAGCAGGGAAGCGCGCCTGGAACGTAGACTAAACCTATTCTATGATGGGGCATTTTGGGGT is part of the Candidatus Bathyarchaeota archaeon genome and encodes:
- a CDS encoding NfeD family protein — protein: MKSTLTVKADELKLTQLLSKFAEKYNMSYKLKRQTDSYQLEVELNSDDFGEFIRRLNHLKDATYKVEEVRGGGLLDSINVSLLRTNVDALIGKETIAKTDIDIVDGGVVKIGGELWLAKAVDCNVIKEGSKVRVVRVEGVGLIVDEIGEKECTK
- a CDS encoding AAA family ATPase; this encodes MPHHRIGLVYVPGALPCFEAFGNLPTDLVGADGLVDGKPASEVLDMIIIPGGSLIESGSTNGAVAEEILKMARVGKYVLGICAGFQVLSKKTDVGRLSTIPIFRDGIGLLDAEFTPLICTDQVKATVIGTSFITAETCKQLSGFHCHTYGKIVLGSEAKPIIISHVNRVNYRSAPQDLVSGVANKEGNVVGILTHGLLDHNPAVIDSICKSLNITSNELKEIRATNAKLIRQIKAEIGIATETRPAPTTKKAPKLVMVTAIESGSGKTFLVTGIAGALKKQGFNLGLLKVGGDIRDIVPALYLIKEPILDFSSVEVFGIGWTPLQEAVKKAAEQYDFLLVEGAMSAFTGLLTDGKRPMSTIEVAAGMGASVVVVVACNHGGIEGGMLNALNYITIMKRLGINVTGVILNKAYLPYITKGIRETVDLAFKNVGVKLLGIMPRLQLEERGMIPEIEIRYETFGEKAIEAAEANLNLNGFVDVAQPPCTVEVDYDAFAQKFKKLLTEYNCGSSDSP